From the genome of Polynucleobacter sp. AM-7D1:
TTGTAGTGCTGACCACGACTGATAGGCCAATCTCATGTCTACCCAAACCCGCATTGTTTTTATTGTTTCAGACGGTACCGGCATTACCGCCGAGAACTTCAGCCAATCGATTTTGGCCCAATTTGAGGCCACTTTTAAGCACATTCGGGTGCCTTTTGTGGATAGCCCTGAAAAAGCGCATGACGCGGTTTCTAACATCAATCAGGCTGCCGTCAAATACGGAGTTCAGCCTATCGTTTTCACCACTTTGGTGAATCCAGACCTTAATCAGATTGTCGGTAAGGCTAATGGCTTGATTCTGGATATGTTCCAGACTTTTGTGGCACCTTTGGAGCAAGCTCTAGGGGTCAAATCGACCCATGCCATGAACCGCCTTCACCACAATGCCGATACCGAAGCCTACAAAAACCGCATTGAGGCTATTAACTACTCCCTAGCCCATGATGATGGTCAGTCAAACAAGAACCTTGCTGAGGCTGACGTCATTTTAGTGGGCATCTCCCGAGTGGGCAAAACGCCAACCAGTCTTTACCTGGCAATGCAATACGGTATGAAAGCAGCGAACTACCCTCTCATTCCTGAAGATTTTGAACGGGGGCAATTACCAAAGGATTTAATCCCCTATCGCAATAAGATTTTTGGCTTAATGATTGATGCTGAACGTTTATCGGAGATTCGTAATGAGCGACGCCCAGGCAGTAACTATGCCAAGCTAGAAAACTGTCGCTATGAAATCAATGAAGCCACCGCCATGATGAAAAAAGAATCTATTCCTTGGGTGGCTACAACGAGTAAATCGATTGAAGAGATTGCCACCACCGTATTGCAATCCATTAAGTCAGATAAAACAATTCTAGGCTAGTCTTTTATTGGCTTTACTTAGCATCATTGTTTAACTACGGCGCACTCGAACCGTTTCAAATAAGCAGATCGCTGCTGCCGTAGAAACATTCAGGGATTCAACTCTTGGATCAATCGGAATGGATACGCCCTTGGCTTGAGCCATCAGGTCTTCAGAAACGCCCTGCCCTTCACTTCCCATCACCCAAGCAACTGGATGAATCAATACCTTAGGCATATTGAAGAGATCAAGCTCACCATCGGCAGTAGCAGCGAGTAAAGGCGCTGTTACCGCGCTCAGCACTTGCGGGGTTGACCAACCCTCATACAGATCTAGCAGACGATGTGCGCCCATCCCAGCACGCAATACTTTGCTTGACCAAAGATGGGCACAACCCGTTAATGCAATGACTTGAGTAAAGCCAGCCGCTGCAGCAGTGCGTAAGATCGAGCCCACATTCCCCGCATCCTGAATACGATCCAAAATAATCACATCGCCAGAAATCGTCGCAACTGATTTTTGGGGATTTAATGCAGACTCCGGGAGATCTAGTAAGCCCGCAATCTGGGGAGCATTGACCAAATCACTGAGCAAGTCCCACAAGCCTTTATCCAGCTGATAAACCCGAGTATCAGGACAAATTTCTACATGGTCATAAACGGCTTGCGCAATTTCTGGGTTTTGCAAACCTAACTCTGAGGTAATTAAGGTCTTGAGCCCTGGATTACCCACCCAGGTTTGCACTAAATGGATGCCTTCCAGCAAAGCCTGACCGCAAGCAAATCTGGCCTTCTGACCTTTGGGGCCAGTAGCTTGTAATTGACGAATTTCCTTAAACAGGGAATTGTCTTTTGAGCTAATAAATTCCATTTTCATAGTTGGGATTATCAGCTATGCAGAGCTAAGACATTGCGAACAGGGGAAAAGCTCCGACGATGCTGATCGCAGGCGCCAAACTCTTTAAGAGCAGCAAAGTGCGCTTCTGTTGGATATCCCATATGTTGAGCAAAGCCATACTGGGGATGTAACTCATGTAAGGCCATCATTTGACGATCACGCGTGACTTTAGCCAAGATTGATGCTGCTGAAATCGCCGGCTCTTTGGTATCACCCTTCACAATAGCTTCTGCTGAGATTGGAAGCTCAGGACAGCGATTGCCATCGATTAGAGCTTTATCTGGCCAGCCACCCAAACGTGTGGTGAGATCTTCAATTGCACGGCGCATTGCGAGCATCGTCGCTTGCAAAATATTAATCTCATCAATCTCAGCTGGACTCGCTTCGCCGATACCCCAGGCTTTTGCCTTGAGCTGAATTTGCTCAAACAGAAACTCGCGTCTGGCGGCTGATAACTTCTTAGAATCTTTTAATCCAGCAATAGGGTTCTCGGGATCAAGAACAACAGCGCCGGCAACAACCGCCCCCGCTAATGGGCCACGCCCAGCCTCGTCAATACCACATACCCAAATCATGCTCACACAGTGGTCCGATTTTTACTAGCAGTAATTGTTTGTGCCACAGCCTGCGCAACCAATAAACCTGTTGGTCTACGCAAGGTCTCGTGCATTTCTGCAAAACGGGTTTTTAGCTGGGCAACTTTATTGGGCTTATTTAACCAATCGACTAAGGCATCAGCTAATTTGTTTGGAGTCGCATCATCTTGCAGAAGCTCGGGGACAACGAACTCGCCACAGAGAATATTCGGTAAACCCACGTAGGGCAAGTAACCCTGTCGCTTCATAATCTGTGCGGTTAACCAAGGTACCTTGTAGGAGATCACCATCGGCTTTTTCCAGAGTGCAGCCTGCAATGTTGCAGTACCACTGGCAATGAGGACGACATCGGCAGCCTCAAGTACTGCATCAGCCTCACCATCAATCAGATAAATTTTGAGGTCAGGATTTTTATCTAGGGTATTTTTTAATTGCGCCTCAAGCGGCTCTCGTAAGCGCGGTGTAGCAACCGGAATAACAAAATGAATCGCCTGGCCCGGCATCAGCTTCGTGAGCTCTGCCATCGTCTCAAAAAAGACGGGTGCAATAAGTTCAATTTCTGAACCGCGACTACCCGGTAGAACAGAAACCACGATTCCATTTAATGTATTGACTGGCAGGCTTAGGATTTTTTCTATCCTTTGCTTAGCCATTACTGGATTTGGTTCTAGCGGAATCTCACTTGCTAGAGGATGACCAACATAAGTTGCGCTAATGCCAGCACGTTCATAAATCTCAGTTTCAAAGGGAAAGATGCAGAGCATGCGCTCTACTGCTTGCTTAATCTTCGTAATACGCCCTGCTCTCCAAGCCCAAATCGAAGGAGAAACAAAGTGCAAAGTTGGAATGCCTGCTTTACGCAAAGCTAACTCGACACCCAAATTGAAATCCGGCGCATCAATACCCAAATACACATCAGGGCGACCTTCACCAGTGAGATTGCTGATGAGCTCCTTACGTAGTTTTAGAATGGCGGGCAGTTGCTTAATAGCCTCAACGTAACCGCGAACACTGAGTGTCTCCATTGGCCAATCTGAGCGCAGACCTTGCTCCTGCATACGAGGGCCACCAATGCCATAAACCACTAGATTAGAAGTATCAGGGATCTGCTTTAGCGCACTCAATACTGGCGCTGCCAGCAAGTCGCCCGAGGGCTCTCCGGCAACACAAGCAAGTTTGGACACTCGATTGACTCTATCGAATAATGCCGCGTGTAGAGGCGGCAATAAAGTCATGGAATTCTGTTAGCTTCTCTGCAGTAGCGGCATCAGATACGCTAGCCAGAGCCATCTTCTGAATCTCTACCTTAGCCTCTTCGAAACTTAGGCTATCCTTGTAGAGAACTTTATACGCCTGACGCAGCGCAGAAATCGTTTCACTGGAGAAACCACGGCGCTTCAGCCCTTCCACATTAATGCCATGTGGAGAAGCCTTATCACCTGCAGCAATCACAAATGGTGGAATGTCTTGTACTAACGCAGAAGCACCACCCAACATAGCGTGTTGGCCGATACGGACAAACTGATGCACGCCTGACATGCCACCCATGATTGCCCAGTCACTTACCTTCACATGACCAGCAATTTGCGCGTTGCTCGAGAAAATCGTGTGATTGCCGATTTGGCAGTCATGCGCAATGTGCACATATGCCATGATCCAGTTGTCATCACCAATGCGGGTAATACCTTCATCCTGAGATGTACCAGTATGGATAGTCGTGAACTCACGAATCGTATTGCGGTCACCAATAATGAGTTGTGTTGGCTCGCCACGGTATTTCATATCCTGAGGGGCGCCACCAATAGCCGCAAAGTGTGCAAAATTATTCTCTTTACCGATCGTGGTGTAACCCTCGATCACAGTATGCGAACCAATCTTACTGCCAGCGCCAATTTTGACATTTGGTCCAATAACAGAATATGGACCAATCTCTACATCACTAGCGATCTCAGCCTTGCTATCAACTACAGCGGATGCATGAATCCGAGTCATTACGCGCCTTTCGTACGAACAGCACAAGTAATATTTGCTTCAGCAGCAAGTTCACCGTCAACAGTGGCTTGCACTTGAAACTTGTATATACCAGCTCGTTCACGCTCTAGCTTAGCTGTCATGATCAGCTGGTCACCAGGCAATACTGGTTTCTTAAATCGGGCACCATCAATACCGGCAAAATAGTAAATGGCATTTTCTTCGCGTACTTCTGAAAAGGTCAGAAGTGCAGCGGTTTGAGCAAGCGCCTCAATAATTAGAACGCCTGGCATTACCGGAAAATCTGGAAAGTGCCCCTGAAAGAATGGCTCGTTCATGGTGACATTCTTAAGCGCAGTAATACTCTGACGAGGCTCAATCTCTAACACGCGATCAACCAATAAAAATGGATAGCGATGAGGCAACAACTTCAAAATTTGATTGATGTCGATAGCGATGGGTTTGCTCATGTGTTTACCTACTGGATAAAGTTTCTAATTTTTGAATGTGGTGACGAATTTATTTAGATTTATCTAATAATCGTAAGCGTTGACGTATTTTATCGAGGCCGCGCAAAATGGCAGCATTTTTCTCCCAGGCGCCATGTAGCATTGAAGGATAAACGCCTGTGTAATGCTGGCCTGGCTCGGTAATAGAACGAATAATCGAGGTATTTCCAGAAACCGTAGTTTTATCAGCAATAGTGAGATGACCTGCAAAATTAGCCGCACCGCCAATAATGCAGAAGTTACCAATTTTGGTGCTACCTGAGATAGCTGCGCAACCCGCGATCACACAACAGTTACCCACCACCACGTTATGGGCGATCTGAACTTGGTTATCAATCTTAGTTCCACTACCTATGATGGTGTCACTCATGGCGCCACGATCAATCGTCGTAGACGCACCAATCTCAACATCATTACCAATCACTACAGCACCAGTTTGAGGAATCTTGACCCACTCGGCGCCGGTTGCAGAAAAATCAGGAGCAAAACCAAAGCCGTCTGCACCAATCACAGCACCACTGTGAATAATGCAACGCTCACCAATAGTAGTCTCCGAATAAATCGAGACATTGGGGTAAATTAAAGTGTCGCTTGCAATGGCGGAATTTCTAGCAACTGAAGTATTGCCTAATAAGCTAACACGCTCACCCAATTTCACGCCAGGGCCAATTTGTACAAATGGTCCGATATGACATGAATCTGGGATATTTACAGATGGGTCTACTGCGGCACTTGAGTGCACACCAGGAGCATAAATTGGCGCAGATGCTTTCGCAAAATGCTGCGCCATTCTGGCAAAAGTAGCGTAGGGATTTTTGGAAACAAAATACACGCGCCCCACTGAGTTGCTTCCGGGATTTGCCTGAAGGAAGTCTGCGTCAGCTTGATTAACAATCAATCCACCAGCAGCACTATCACTAGCCTGTTGACGGTATAGCGGATTTGAGAGAAAGGAAATCTGGCTGACTTGGGCTCGCTCGAGAGGAGCGAGACCCTGAAGCACGAGGGAGCCATCCCCCACCAAGCTTACTTGAAACTGTTCGGCCAGCTCGATGGCGGTGGGCATAAAACTTACTTGAGACTATTCAAAGCCTTGATGACATCATCAGTTACATCAACCTTAGGATTGGCATAGGCTGGATCTTGAATAATGACATCAATTTTTCTTTGGTCAGCAATTTGCTTGAGGGCTTGATTTGCTTTTTCAGCAATCTTGGCGCGCTCTTCAAAATTACGCTGATTCAGATCTTCCGTGTACTCACGTTGTTTGCGCTGCAGTTCACGATCTTGGTCAGCCAGCTCGCGCTGACGACGAACACGATCCGCCTCAGACATCACTGCTGAGTCGCGATCTAATTTTTCTGCTGCAGCTTTAATTCTTTCAGCGCTACTACGAATCTCATTCTGACGCTTCATAAACTCATTTTGCAACTTAGTCTGACTTGCTTTAGCCATATCCGATTCGTTGAATACTTTTTCAACGTTCACAGCTGCAACACGAGTGCCGGCATCTTGCGCAAATGCCTGAGGCAAAGCGATTAGTGAAGAAACAGCAATTAAGCCGTATTGAATCCATTTTGAAGATTGACGAAGCTTCATAAAACTTTCCTTAAACAATTAAAACGCTGTACCAACTTGGAACTGCAAACGCTGAATATTATCCGTTGGTAACGACTTGATTGGAATACCGTAACTGAATTTTAGCGGGCCCAGTGGTGATATCCATGATAAACCTAAGCCATAAGAATATCGCAAGACGAGATTGATGTTTTCGTTATAAACGTTACCGCCGTCTACGAAACCAAATACGCGGAGGGTTTTATCAACGCCAGACCCAGGAACTGGGACGGTGTACTCAACGTTGCTGACAATTTTGGACTGACCGCCGGTAGGTTGATTCAGGCCGGTATAGGTATTGACGTAGGTAGGTCCAAGTGATCCTGGAGCATAGCCTCGAACAGATCCAATTCCACCCACATAGTAGTTTTTGGTAATCGGAAATGGGTACTTGCCGTATGCCTCACCATAACCAACTTCACCATTAAAGGACAGGATATTGCCCTTTGAGAAGGAGTGATATTTTTGATACTGACCAAACAAACGATAGAACATCATATTTCCAACCGGTGTACCTAATTCAGCATTCAGCTGCTGCAAGGAACCTGTTGATGGAATCAGCGTGCTATCTCGACCATCACGTGACCAACCAATTGTGATTGGAACGTTGTAAGTATTGAGTGTTGCAGGATAGCCTGGGGCAGCAATGCCATAGTCCTGCATGTAATTCAAATATGGTGTTGGCGTATTAATACTGGATTGGATTTGGAATACTTCAAATCCAGTACCGAAGAAGACTCTATCTACTTCGGTGTAGGGAACGCCAAACTTGATATTCGAACCAACAGATTTAATTTGGTAATCAGGGTCACCGGTGTAGTACAGCGGCTTAGATGAGCGGTAGTACAAATCGGTGAAGCGGCTAATACCATCCTCAGTGAAGTAAGGGTCATAGTTTGATAAAGCCAAACTTTGATTAATCTTACCGAGGGAGAAATTCAAGCCCACTGCCGTACCAGTACCGAAGGCATTCTCTTGATTAATACCAGCAGAAAGAATCAACTTCTCAGTGGATGAGAAACCGGCACCCAGAGTAATTGCGCCAGTTGGCTTCTCGGTGACCTTCACGTTCACGTCAACCTGATCAGCAGATCCTGGAACATCTTGCGTAGATACATCAGTCTCCGTGAAATAACCCAAGCGGCCCAAACGTTTTTTCGATAAATCAATCTTTTCACTGTCGAACCAGGCACTTTCAAACTGGCGCATCTCGCGACGAATTACTAGATCACGAGTCTTGGCATTACCGGTAACATTGACTTGACGAACATAGACGCGACGACCTGGATCAACCACCAGAGTCAAATCCACTTCACTTAGTTCACGACGAATGTCTGGTTGTGGATTGATGGTTGCAAACGCATAACCATATGAACCTAGAATTTCAGCAATCGCTTTAGTACTCTCAGTCAACTTAGCAGATGAGAAGGTGTCGCCAGGCTTAAGACTTACCAACTGAATTAACTCAGCCTCTTTGCCCAATAAGTCACCAGCTAAACGCACATCTTTTACTGTGAATTTATTACCCTCACGGATACTAATTGTCAGATAGATGCCTTTTTTATCAGGGGTAATAGAAACCTGGGTGGACTCAATAACAAACTCAAGGTAACCACGATTGAGATAGTAGGAGCGAATATTCTCCAAGTCGGCCGTGAGCTTTTGCTTGGAATACAAATTGTCTTTGCTATACCAAGAAAGCCAGCCACCAGTTTTCAACTGCATCTGGCTCTTAAGGGTGCTCTCACTGAACACCTTATTGCCAATAAAATTGATCTCTTGGATCTTAGCTACAGGACCTTCATCGATATTGAAATAAATCGCCACTTGATTACGCTCTACTGGGGTAACGGTTGCAACTACTTCAGCTGCATACATACCTTTACCAACATACTGGCGCTTCAGTTCTTGTTCAGCTTTATCAATCAAAGCCTTGTCATAGAAACGAGCTTCAGCAACCCCAACGGCTTTGAGTGACTTCCGAACTACCTCTACATCAAACTCCTTCATGCCAGTAAATTCAATCCGGGAAATAGTAGGACGCTCTTCAACGATCACAATCAAAACATTACCCTGAGCCTGAATTTGCACATCTCGGAAAAAGCCAGTGCTGTAGAGTGCCTTAATGGCCTCAGCACTCTTCTCTTCGGTAAAGGTATCGCCTACCTGAACTGGAAGGTAGCTAAATACAGTGCCTGGCTCCACTCGCTGCAAGCCTTCGATTCGAATATCTTTAATGACAAAGGTATCGGCTGCTTGTGCGTTTATACAAAAACCTGCCGCAACAATCAGAACGACTTGAGCAATAAATCGAGTTAGGGAGCGAAAAGAAGGTATCAAAAAATTCAAGGTGAAAGGTAGCGTTGCAAATCGTTAAACAAGGCCAGCAAGGAAAGGGCTATCAGCAGCAAAAAACCCACTTTTTGGAGCTTTTCCTGCAGAGATAATGAAATTCGCTTACCAGCAACCAACTCCCATGCATCATACAGGAGCTGACCCCCATCTAGCATTGGTAAAGGCACTAAATTCAAGAGTCCAATGCTAATACTCATGAGGGCCAAAAAGGCTACAAATGGCTGCCAGCCCACCTGGGCTGACTTCCCAGCCATATCCGCAATACTCAAGGGTCCACCCAGCTGCTTTAAGGTCGTTTTGCCGGTCAATAAACCAAGCATTAGCCTCATAGAGACCTTGGTGATCAAATAGACCCGCTGACTAGCAAAGCTCAGGGCATCAATCGGACCCAATTTCAGCTGATTCCACTCTGCAGGCGGGGTGATCTGGGGAAATAAGCCTAATGCTTTTAGTGGGTCCGATTCTGGTGTTACCGGGGGTAAATCACCCTGCCTAAAGGATTTAATATGGCGCCCACCAGAGGCATCCCGCATTTCTAGGGCAAAGCCCTGCTCTCCAGTTACGGCATCCAATAGCTGCCAACGCAGAGCATTCCAACTTGGGACGGGATCAAACTCTTCAAGAATTGGGGCGCCACTATAGTCAGATGGCAGCGATTGCCAACCAATCACTTGATCACCCGCTGCTACCCCTAGTTTGGCAGCAATCGATTGCTCAGGGGGAGCCTGCAGTTTTGCTGGCAACTGAGGCACGCCTGTGACGTAAATGATCGAAAATAAAATGACTGCCAAGAGGAAATTGGCAAATGGTCCAGCAGCCACAATGACAGATCGTTGCCAGAGCGGCTTTACATCAAAGGACTGAGATCGATCCTGCGCTGAAATATTTTGTTGACCATCTCGGCCATCCAATAATTTGACATAGCCGCCCAAGGGGATAGAAGCTACAACCCACTCGGTACCGCTACTGGCGCGAAAAGTAAATAATGGCTTGCCAAAACCTAAGGCAAAACGAAGTACTTTGACACCACATAAACGGGCTGCTAAAAAATGACCATATTCATGAAAGCTGACCAGCACACCTAAAGTGACCAAGAATGAAGCAAGAGTAATTAAGGCCTGCACAAATCGCCGATCTATCTTTTGAGATCGCGAATGAAATCATTCGCAGTACGACGAGCCAAAGCATCAACCTCAAGAATCGCTTCCAGGGAGCTCGCAGCAACTGAAGGCAAGGCATTTAAGCAGTGCTCCACTACATTAGGAATGCTTAAGTATGGCAAGCCATCATCCAAGAAAGCGGCCACAGCAACTTCGTTCGCAGCATTCAATACAGCAGGAGTAGTGCCCCCTGCTTTTGCCGCAGCAAAGGCCAAGTTAAGACAGGGGAATTGAGCAAAATTTGGTTCGGTGAAACTGAGACCACTCAACTGAGTCAGATTTAAAGGAGCAACACCAGCCTCGATGCGTTCAGGCCAGGCAAGGCCATAAGCAATTGGAGTGCGCATATCAGGCTGACCCATTTGCGCCAGCACAGAGCCATCACGATAACGCACCATCGAGTGCACTACGCTCTGCGGATGAATCAACACCTTAATCTTTTCTAGCGGCAAACCAAACAACCAAAAAGCTTCGATAACTTCCAAGCCTTTATTCATCATCGTTGCTGAATCAACTGAAATTTTTCTACCCATCACCCAGTTTGGATGGGCGCAAGCTTGCTCGGGGGTAATGTCCGATAAATCCGCAAGCTGTCTGTCTCTGAATGGTCCGCCAGAGGCAGTTAACCAAAGCTCTTCAACACCTAAATGCGCAGATGGATTTTTTGTAAAGCGATCTGGCAGACATTGAAAAATCGCATTATGTTCACTGTCGATGGGAAGTAATTCACCGCCGCCAGCTTGCATAGCCTGCATAAATAAATTACCTGACATCACGAGCGCTTCTTTATTGGCCAACAATACCCGCTTACCTGCTTGAGCTGCAGCTAGGGCAGGGACTAGGCCAGCTGCACCCACAATCGCTGCCATAACGGTATCGCACCCTGATTCGGTGATGGCACTTACTAATGCCTCAGGCCCATAAAGAACTTGAGTCGCGATCTTTTTTGCTTGCAGGAGTTGAGCCAGCTTAGCAGCGCCCTCAGCGTCAGCCACTACTGCAATAGTTGGCTTGAACTCAATACATTGCTCAGATAGACGTTCAATCTGTTTTGCAGCAGTCAAAGCGACCACCTTGAAGCGATCTGGATGCGCACGAATCACATCTAAAGTATTAACACCAATCGATCCCGTAGATCCGAGGATGGCAACTTGCTTAAGAGACATCAAATCAATCCAGCTAGTAATGCAGCAATCGGCATTGTCGGGATGAGAGCATCAACCCGATCTAGTACGCCACCATGGCCAGGCAGCAAATGACTGCTGTCTTTAACACCAGCTAAGCGCTTCAACTGAGACTCAAACAAATCACCAAAGACGCTGAACGCAGCTAATACGGTAACCATCAAGAGCATCGGCACCCATCCAAATCGAATAGCCCAGGCACCAAATAAGGTATCAGCTAGAGGTAAATACATGACACATAAGAATGCGTAGAGATAGCAAAGCACGAGACCGCCTAGCGCACCCTCAATTGACTTCCCCGGACTAATATTCACGGCTAACTTATGCTTACCAAAAGCCTTGCCAACAAAGTAAGCGCCGATATCGGCAACCCAAACTAAAGCCATACTACTCAATAAAAAGACTAAGCCCAGCTCACGTAAGAAGACTAAAGCGAACCAAGTGGCTGGGAGAATGATCAAACCCAGAATGCTGTAGAAAGGTTTGAATTTTTGAAGCGAGAGGTTCATCCCCTTTGCCAAAATAAATGGCGCCAGAAAGAACCAAAACAGGACTGCCATCATGAGCAGAGAGAACTGCCATGAGATCGCCTGAGTAGCCAGCAAAAACAAAATGATGGCCAAACAAAAAGCAGCATAGAGCCATGCCGCCTTTTTTGCCTCAGGGGCAATCATGCGACTCCATTCCCAAGCAGCTACAACTAATGCGACGAGGAAAAATCCGCCCAAATAGATTGGTGGTAATAAAAATAAGATGGGCAATAGCACTGCCATCAAGATAGTGGCAGTAATGATTCGGGTTTTTAACATAAGGGAATAAGAATACTTAGACTGCGTCGCTCAAAGGCTCGGAAGCTAGCTGAGCACTCGTACGTCCAAAACGACGCTCGCGCTGACTAAACCAGTCAAACGCTTTATGTAATTCAGCCTCATCAAAATCAGGCCAAAGGATATCCGTGAAATACAACTCGGTATACGCGAGTTGCCACAATAAGAAGTTGCTTACTCTTTGCTC
Proteins encoded in this window:
- a CDS encoding phosphatidate cytidylyltransferase; amino-acid sequence: MLKTRIITATILMAVLLPILFLLPPIYLGGFFLVALVVAAWEWSRMIAPEAKKAAWLYAAFCLAIILFLLATQAISWQFSLLMMAVLFWFFLAPFILAKGMNLSLQKFKPFYSILGLIILPATWFALVFLRELGLVFLLSSMALVWVADIGAYFVGKAFGKHKLAVNISPGKSIEGALGGLVLCYLYAFLCVMYLPLADTLFGAWAIRFGWVPMLLMVTVLAAFSVFGDLFESQLKRLAGVKDSSHLLPGHGGVLDRVDALIPTMPIAALLAGLI
- the ispC gene encoding 1-deoxy-D-xylulose-5-phosphate reductoisomerase, translated to MSLKQVAILGSTGSIGVNTLDVIRAHPDRFKVVALTAAKQIERLSEQCIEFKPTIAVVADAEGAAKLAQLLQAKKIATQVLYGPEALVSAITESGCDTVMAAIVGAAGLVPALAAAQAGKRVLLANKEALVMSGNLFMQAMQAGGGELLPIDSEHNAIFQCLPDRFTKNPSAHLGVEELWLTASGGPFRDRQLADLSDITPEQACAHPNWVMGRKISVDSATMMNKGLEVIEAFWLFGLPLEKIKVLIHPQSVVHSMVRYRDGSVLAQMGQPDMRTPIAYGLAWPERIEAGVAPLNLTQLSGLSFTEPNFAQFPCLNLAFAAAKAGGTTPAVLNAANEVAVAAFLDDGLPYLSIPNVVEHCLNALPSVAASSLEAILEVDALARRTANDFIRDLKR
- a CDS encoding RIP metalloprotease, whose translation is MQALITLASFLVTLGVLVSFHEYGHFLAARLCGVKVLRFALGFGKPLFTFRASSGTEWVVASIPLGGYVKLLDGRDGQQNISAQDRSQSFDVKPLWQRSVIVAAGPFANFLLAVILFSIIYVTGVPQLPAKLQAPPEQSIAAKLGVAAGDQVIGWQSLPSDYSGAPILEEFDPVPSWNALRWQLLDAVTGEQGFALEMRDASGGRHIKSFRQGDLPPVTPESDPLKALGLFPQITPPAEWNQLKLGPIDALSFASQRVYLITKVSMRLMLGLLTGKTTLKQLGGPLSIADMAGKSAQVGWQPFVAFLALMSISIGLLNLVPLPMLDGGQLLYDAWELVAGKRISLSLQEKLQKVGFLLLIALSLLALFNDLQRYLSP